One part of the Deltaproteobacteria bacterium genome encodes these proteins:
- a CDS encoding flavin reductase, whose amino-acid sequence MNEETKKALSSVTTGLYILTTGTLAEPHGMIVSWASQVGFDPALVMVAVRQNRFLHDLIPRFGCFGLNVLPPGLEDFLPFFKKASPEEKFRRLDLFTAVTGAPLVRQALACLDCRLAETIRPGDHTLFLGRVEEGRQLGEGSPMTSLDYGHVYLGQS is encoded by the coding sequence ATGAACGAGGAAACCAAAAAGGCTCTGTCCAGCGTGACCACCGGCCTGTATATCCTGACGACAGGGACCCTGGCCGAGCCTCATGGCATGATTGTCTCCTGGGCCAGCCAGGTCGGCTTTGACCCGGCTCTGGTCATGGTCGCAGTCAGGCAGAACCGCTTTCTGCACGACCTTATACCCCGGTTTGGCTGTTTCGGGCTGAACGTCCTGCCGCCGGGCCTGGAAGATTTCTTACCATTCTTTAAGAAGGCCTCTCCCGAAGAAAAATTCCGCAGACTGGACCTGTTTACTGCCGTGACCGGCGCGCCTCTGGTGAGGCAGGCGCTGGCCTGCCTGGACTGTCGCCTGGCCGAAACTATCCGTCCCGGTGATCACACGCTTTTTCTGGGACGGGTTGAAGAGGGCCGTCAGCTTGGTGAAGGTTCGCCCATGACCAGCCTGGATTACGGTCACGTGTATCTGGGGCAGTCTTAA
- a CDS encoding PEP-CTERM sorting domain-containing protein: MKGKFSLVVTALLFLFFCANGAFAQTTITFDVGIMGATSYQFDSDGDSVYDVIFSTNDPAGFNTVGPGSYMTYIVEPGLEGSTLVSPYDLRVDFYRQAQDYLNFGFALDDFRETPNTWTEFWVYNSSDTLIAHDFEYGLYTYPNGTDPSNFPEGMIETTFSGIAAYALFDFNNDQTGGQRYIIDNFEGNYGSEEQPPAVPIPGAVLLFGSGLIGLAGLRKKLRA, translated from the coding sequence TTGTTACTGCTCTTCTATTTCTTTTTTTCTGTGCTAATGGAGCATTTGCTCAAACTACCATCACCTTCGATGTGGGAATTATGGGCGCAACCAGCTACCAATTTGACTCTGACGGTGATAGTGTATACGACGTTATCTTTAGCACTAATGATCCCGCTGGCTTCAATACAGTTGGTCCGGGCTCATATATGACTTATATTGTTGAGCCGGGTCTTGAAGGGTCAACGCTGGTCAGTCCGTATGATCTAAGGGTTGATTTTTATAGACAGGCCCAGGACTACCTCAACTTCGGGTTTGCCCTCGACGATTTTCGGGAGACCCCTAATACCTGGACTGAATTCTGGGTTTATAACAGTTCCGATACTTTAATCGCCCATGACTTTGAATACGGGCTCTATACTTATCCAAACGGCACAGACCCAAGTAACTTCCCGGAAGGTATGATCGAAACCACCTTCAGCGGAATTGCGGCCTATGCTTTATTTGATTTCAACAACGACCAAACGGGCGGTCAGCGCTATATTATTGATAATTTCGAGGGGAATTACGGATCAGAAGAGCAGCCTCCGGCGGTGCCTATCCCAGGCGCAGTCTTGCTGTTCGGCTCCGGTCTGATCGGCCTGGCAGGACTCAGGAAAAAGCTCAGAGCCTAA